One Archangium violaceum genomic window, CGACTCTCGAGGTCGCGGCCCTTCTTTCTTCAACCGCGGAAGGCCCAGCCACCCGTCCACGGGAAGGGTGGCGCCGGTGGTGAACAGCTGCGCGGCTTCGCACGGGAGGACCCGGGGAGAAGAGGCCCCCGTCATCCCGGGTATCAGAGGCGGCCAAGCGCCTGGAAGTGCGCGACCCACTCGCGCGCCGGTGGCACGCCGAGCAGCCGCGCGGCCTCATCGTCATAGAACGCGCCCACGCTGCACGCCCCCAGACCGCGGGCCTCGGCCTCGAGGTAGACGCGCTCGCCGATCATCCCGGCCTCGAAGAAGGCATGCCGGTAACCCCTGGGCCCTTCTTCCTGGAGGAGCTGCCGATCGAACGTGGTGACGAGCACGACCGGCGCGCCGCCGATGACGTCCTGCGACAGGGCCGCCGACCCGGCCTCCTGGGCGAGCGCTCCCGCGCGCGTCTTCGTCAGCGCGTGTGCCGCGGGGTCGTACCGGTATGCGCCCGGCTCGAGTCCCGAGACCCGATTCGCCACGACGTACACACGCGTGGACTGGGAGAAGATCGGCGAGGCCCGTAGCGCGTTTCCGAGTACCGAGCCGAGTTCCACGAGCGACACGGGCTCCTCCGAGAACTTCCTCCGGCTGCGCCTCGCGGCCATGGCGTCGCGCACCGGCATGCCCGAGCCGACCGGCGAAGGAAGCGCGATTCCGGGGGATGCGTCGGGTGATGGCGAGGTGTCCTCGACGAGCCGAAGGGAGGTCGCGCGGTGGGCGAGTGCCGTCGGGCCCAGGTCCTTGTCGGCGCCTTCGGGCGGGGGCGCCGCTTCGTAACGTGCGGAGGCACCGCCGTCGGGTGGCAGCAGGAGCGCGGAGGCGGCGGGGCCACTGTCGCGCTCGCCGAGGGAGACGAGTGCCATCGCGCCCTCCTCGAGACCGTCGGTGCCGGTCACGGAGGCAACGCGCGACTCGTCGAAGCGGGGGATGAAGCGCGCCACGAGCCCTGCCTCGGAAGCGGCGATGCGCAGGTTCTCGAGCAGATGCCCCGTATCGGCGGCGACATAGCGGTAGGCACGGTCCCGGTACTTGTGCCCACTGCGGCGAAAGACCGCGGTCACCGCGAGGGTGGCGGGGGCTGCGTCGAAGGCTCCCGTCTCCAGCACTCCAACATCGGGTGCACGCACACGCCTGTCACTGAGCCGGGTGAGCAGGTGTCGCTCGGGATCATAATGATAGACGCCAGGAGGAAGCCCCTGGACCTCTCGCGCGAGCACGTAGAGCTCCGCTGGAAAGAGCGCGCCGCTCGAGGGCGAGGCGCGCAGCTTGAACGCTCCCTCATCGCGCGTGATGCCCGCCGAGTAGAACAGCACATCGGAGAGGGCCGCGAGGTCCATCCCGGTGCTCGGCGTCTCGGCGGGAGCGGTGGAGGCAACGGCCTCGCGAGTAGGACGCCCCCCGGCTCGCGGGCGTGGCAGGGTGACGGCCGGCTTGCCCTCGTACTGCTTGAAGGCGGGGGGCGGCGCTCCCCACTCGATCCCCGCCGCCCGGGCAAACACCCCCACGCGCGAGTGCGATGAGAACTCGTGAAAGCGCTCGATGGCCTCCATGGCCCCCGCGATCTCTCCGCTCGGGCGAGGCTCCGCGCTCGACCAATCCGCGGCCAGGCCGCCTCCGCCGTAACGGGTTCCGAGCACGAAGGCGCTGGCCAGCCCGAGCCCCCACAGAGCCAGCCGTCCCAGTCGGGGTCGAGGATGCCGGCCGAGCCCACCCGCCTTCGCGGCCTCGCTTCGAGGCCTGGGCGGCGACACCGAGCCCCGGTTCCTTCGCCGTGCCGCGACGCGCCGGAAGTACGCCACGACGACGCGCAGGTTGTAGGCGAGGTGCAGCACGACGAGCGCGACGGTGGCGTAGCCGAAGACGTAGTGCCAGTCGAAGACAGGCAGTTGCTGATTGGCCACCCAGAAGATGCCGAGGCCCGCGGTGGCCGCGAAATAGAGCAGCAGCAGCACGCTCGAGAGAATGTTGAGCGCGTGTCGTGACGGCGCGCGTCCGAGCGCAAGACGCGCACTGGCCCATGCCGCGAGAGCCGCGATCGGTAAGAACACCCAGACGAGCTTGGACATGCCCCCTCGCTCGAGGCCCGTGCCCGAGCCTCCGCTAGCGCGTGGCGAAATCGCCCTCGTGGTGCAACCCCAGGGCAGGCGGTCGAATGCCCTCGGGTGGCCCCAGCAGCTCGCTCGGGTTCGATTCGCCCGGCCCTGTTCCTCCTCCCACTTCGGATTGGCGCACACCGCGATGAGCTTGCAGGTTCGATGAACGCCTCATCATCGATTTGCGTTCGTTCGATGCCGGCGTTGCCACGGTTGGCTGGTGAATAGACGGCGCGGCCTACGCGGGCACGTCCCAGGTGATGGGCAGGTGCTCGAAGCCGCGCAGCATGAAGTAGGGCCGGAGCACCGGGGCCACGTCCGTGCGCAGCCGCAGGCCGGGCAACCGCCGCAGCAGTTGCTCGAAGGCGATCCGCCCTTCCAGCTTCGCCAGCGGAGCGCCGATGCAGTGGTGGATGCCCTTGCCGAAGGCCAGGTGCTTCTTCGCGTCGGCGCGGCGGATGTCGAAGCGGTCCGGCTCGGTGAACTGCGTCTCGTCGCGGTTGCCGGAGGCGTACAGGATGAACGCCCGCGCGCCCTTCGGAAGCATCACTCCACCGAGCGTCGAGTCGGCCATCACCGTCCGGAAGAAGCCGCGGATGGGGGCCTCCATGCGCAGCATCTCCTCGAGGGCGTTGGGCAGGAGGCTGGGGTCCTCCCGCAGGGCCTCCAGTTGGTCGGGGGCATTGAACAGCAGCCACATGCCGTTGCCGATGAGGCCCGTCGTCGTCTCGTGGCCGGCGGCGAACAGGTCCATGGCGTTGCAGACCGCCTCCTGCTCGCTCATGGGCGCGGTGCCGCCCAGGGACTGGGGCAGGAGGAGCGTCAGCAGGTCCTCTCGCGGGTGGCGCCGCCGCTCGTGGAGCTGCTCCTTGAAGTAGCGCTCCATCGCGATGAAGCCGTGCGCGCACTGGACCAGCTGTTCGATGGGCGCGGTCGCCGACATCAGCGCCGTCTTGTCATCGGACCAGCGCTTGAGCTGCTCCATGTCGGAGCGCGGCACGCCGAGCAGGTCGCAGATGATGAAGCCCGGCAGCGCGTAGGCGAACTGCTGGATGAGGTCCGCCTGGCCGTCGCGGATGAAGCCGTCGATGAGCGAATCCGCGGTCGCCCGGATGGCTGGCTCCATGGCCGCGATGCGATGTGCGCTCAAGGCCTTGCCGAACACGGCCCGGACGCGTGTGTGGTCCGGGGGATCGCTCTGCACGACGGAAAGGAATTGGGAGTACCCCTGCTCGAGGACCTTGCGCACCTCGGGGTGTGGCTCGGCCCTGGCATCGAGCGCGCCCACCGAGGAGAAGCGCGCGGTGTCCAGCTCCACCTCGGAGATGTCCGCGTAGCGGGTGACGACCCACAGGTCGAACATGGGACAGTGGAAGACGGGCCGCTCACGCCGCAGCCGCGCATAGAGCGGATAGGGATTGTCTATCTGGTCGGGGGCCAGCGGGTTGAAGTCGGCGGAGACATCATCTGGAGCGGGCGCGTTGTGGTCGAGCATTCGCGGGCGATGATAGGCCGGGAAGGTGTAAGTCGTCTGACACCGCGCCCGCGGCGCAATGTGTCATGTCGGACTGTCTCGCTCGAATTCTTTGACACCATTGATGTCCTGGGGCGCTGCTTTGCCACCTCCTGGTGTGTGGCTTTCGTAATGGACATTCGGTCATTTCCTGTCCAAGCTGTTCCGCCCCCTCGCACCAACGACAATTCAGGAAAGTTCAAGAAGGGACGCCATGTCACGCCCTGAGTCCAGGTTGCTCTCCCTGGTCCTGCTGTTGGTCTCCTTCGTGCTGCTCAGCCCCCTGAGCGGCTGTTCGACACCGGCCCCGGACACGCCGACCCCGGACGCGTCGATTCCAGATGGGTCGACTCCGGACGCTTCGACTCCGGATGCTTCGACTCCGCCAGCGGAGGTGCACGGTCTCAAGGGCGAGTACTTCCGTATGTCCGCGCCTGGCGCCCGTGACTTCGCCCATCTCGACGCGGTTGCGCTGGACCCGAACATCGACTTCCCCGGTCTGTCGGCCATGTTCAAGACGCTGACCGGCCGCACCGAGCACACCATGGCGCGGTGGACCGGCCGGATCACCGCGCCGGAGACCGGCGACTACACGTTCTCCGCGATCGGCGACAATGGCTTCCGGCTGTTCATCGACGGCGAACCGGTCATCGACCACTGGGTCGGCGATTGGGACGTCGAGCAGCACAGCGCACCGGTGCACCTCGTCGCGGGCGAGGCACACGACTTCCGGCTGGAGATGTTCCAGGACGTCGGCGGCGCGAACATGTTCCTGCGATGGTCGAGTGCCACCGTCAGCAAGCAGATCGTTCCGGCCACGGCGTTCACCCCGCCGGTCGGTTTCGAGATCTACCCGGTCGGCCTCACCGTGGGTGAGGACGGGCTCCGGCTGACGCTCGACTTCGACGAGCCGGTCACCGCGCTCGGCGACCTGGTGGCGCACCTGACGGTGGAGGCCGACACCAGCCCGATGCCGCTGGCCTCGGCCGCCGTCGCCGCCGAAGACCCGTCCCTCTTGGTGGTCACCCTCTCCGAGCCGGTCCAGCGCGGCCAGCGCGTCCGCGTCTCCTACGACGGCGTGGGCGGCCTGACCGTGGAGGGCGAGGCGGTGCCGCAACTCATCCGTGACGCCACCAACGAGTCGACCCACCGGCTGCGCACCGAGTGGGGCGTGCAGCTCGACCCGGCCAACCCTCTGCCCGAGTACCCGCGGCCGCAGCAGGTCCGCGACCAGTGGCTCAACCTCAACGGCCCGTGGGAGTTCGCTGGCGCGGCCGAGGGCGAGCTGCCGGTGTTTGGCCGGACGCTGCCGGAACGCATCATCGTGCCGTTCCCGGTGGAGTCCCAGCTCTCCGGGCTGGAGCGCCATGAGGACCACATGTTCTACCGCAAGCTCTTCACCGTGCCCGCGTCCTGGCGGATCGGCGCCGGGCAGCGGCTCCGGCTGAACTTCGGCGCGGTGGACTACCACGCGCGGGTGTGGGTCAACGGCCAGCAGGTCGCCGAGCACATCGGTGGCTACACCGCGTTCTCCGCCGACATCACCGACGCACTGAGCGGCTCGGGAGAGCAGGAGCTCATCGTCGCGGTCACCGACACCACCGGACCCAACCAGCCGGTCGGAAAGCAATCGCGTCGTCCGGGCGGCATCTTCTACACGTCGTCCTCGGGCATCTGGCAGACCGTCTGGCTGGAACCCGTGCCCAACGTGGCGATCGACGACCTCGTGATCACGCCGGACGTCCAGGCGGGCACGCTCGCCATCGAGGTTCATTCCGCGTCGGCCTCGTCCGGCGCCAGTGTCACCGCCGTGGCCCGCGATACCGACGGCAACGTGGTCGGCACCGTCACCGGTCCGGCCAACGCCCAGCTCTCGCTGCCCGTGTCGCAGCCGCACCTGTGGACGCCAGACGACCCGTACCTCTACGAGCTCGACGTCACCCTCTCCGATGGGCCGAGCACCGACACCGTCGGCAGCTACTTCGGAATGCGCTCGGTGGCCATCCAGGACGTCGGCGGCTTCCCGAAGCTGGTGCTCAACGGCCAGCCGATCTTCTCCCTCGCCATGCTGGACCAGGGGTTCTGGCCCGACGGGCTCAACACCGCGCCCAGCGACGCGGCCCTGCGCTGGGATCTGCAGGCGCAGAAGGAGCTCGGGTTCAACGCCGTCCGCAAGCACATCAAGGTGGAGCCGGCGCGCTGGTACTACCACGCGGACCAGATCGGCCTGTTGGTGTGGCAGGACTTCGTCTCCGGGACCATCACGAACGAGCAGGGACAGGAGGCGTTCCTCACCGAGGGCCGCCGCATGATGGAGCAGCTGCACGACTCGCCGTCCATCGTGGGCTGGGTGGTCTTCAACGAAGGCTGGGGCGAGTGGAACCGGGAGGAGACCGGCCGGATCGCCGAGCAGGTCAAGGCCGCCGACCCGTCGCGGGTGGTCAACGCGCACAGCGGCGTGAACTGCTGTGAGTCCAAGGGAGACTCCGGCAAGGGTGACGTCATCGACCACCACGACTACGCCAACAACGACCCTCCCTACCCGGACACCACGCGCGCGGCGATGGACGGCGAGCACGGCGGGTTCACCCTGCGCACGCCGGGCCACATGTGGCCGGGCGCGCCGGCCGTCATCTACAGCGGGGTGGCGGACAAGGCGGCGCTGACCGCGAAGTACGTCGAGAACACCGAGACCTTCTACCTGGCCGCCGCCGGGGCGGAGCTGTCCGGCTCGGTCTACACCCAGATCACCGACCTGGAGAACGAGCTCAACGGCTTCTACACCTACGACCGGCGGGTGCTGAAGGTCGACCCGGCGCCGGTGCGAGAGATCAACCGGAGGGTGATCGCCGCGGGCGCCACGGCGGGCGACGACGCGGTGTTCCCCGGACGCGGGTACTGGCCGCTCGACGAGGGCAGCGGCACGCTGGGCGACGACATCGAAGGGAGCAGCGACGTGATGCTGTACGGGGACACCAACTGGACGGACGGAGTCCTCGGGCGGGCGCTGCACTTCGATGGAGACGGCGACTTCGCCGAAACCGCGGGCCCGGTGCTGGACACCCGCGGCGACCACTCGATCTCGGCGTGGGTGACGCTCGACGTGCTGCCGGGCAACTACGCCACGGCGGTCAGCCAGGACGGCCGCCGCACGGAGAACCCGTTCTACCTGCAGTATGGGCATGGCGCGTTCGCGTTCAGCATGCCCGGGGGGCTCCGTGCCACGTACGCCGTGACGCCGGAGCTCGGCCGCTGGTACCACCTCGTCGGCGTCCGGGCCGGCGGCGAGCTGCGGCTGTACGTCGACGGCCTTCGGGTGGCTGCCATACCGGCTGGCCCGGGGGCGGTGAGCAGCGGGCCGCTGGCAATCGGGCGCGCGAAGTACGCCGGCCGCGACACCGACTTCTGGGCCGGGTCGATCGACGAGGTGAAGGCCTTCGGCCGCGCGCTCGACGACAGCGAGGTGAGCGACCTGTACGCCACGGTGCGTCGCTGACGCCCCGGACGCATACGCAACGACGCATGTGAGAAGGGGAGGGGGGCTGGGCCGGTGCCCCCTCCTCGCCTCGATGGCGAGGCACCTGCAACATCAAGCACGCCCTCCTGGCCGCCCTGGCGCGCGCGCACGGGCGGCCCGTCAAGCTGATGCTCGGCATCTACGCCAGGCCTGTTTCTTCGTCGAGCAACAGATCGAACCGGAGGACATCGGCGCTCCCAAGGCGGAGACGCACCGTGCCTTCATCCGGGCCTGGGCGGCCCGACGGAGGCTGGACGCCGAGCGCATCCTGACCTTCAGGACCCTCTCTCCTCCGCCAGGAGGGGTCCAACGAGCAATCCCTCCGCCGTCTGGGGCTCCCCGAGACGCCAGCTCTGCCCGGTTCCGCTGTAGGGGTACACCAGGAACACCGAGGCGGTGCGTGTCTCGACCTGGATGCCCATGCCAGACTCGCTTCCGGATTCGAGCGTGGTGACGAGTGCGATCGCCCCGACGCCGCCCGAGCCGATGCCGCGCTCGAGATGCGCGATGGTGGCATCGAGCAGCTCGTCCCATGAGGCGCGCGGCAGCTGGTCCCGGGGAAAAAAGGTTCTTGGATTGTCTCCCGCCGGGTCGAGGGTCAGCCCGAACGGGAGCACGGAGCCCTGCTTGCGAAGCAGGAGCAGGCCCGCTTCCCTGGCCACGTGTAGTGCCTTCTTCAGCAACTCTTCGTCGTTCATCGCGCCATCCAGGAAGAGGGTGGAGGAGATTCCTCGGGTGTGGACATGGAATGAGGGCGCGGGGGTGTAGCACCATGTCCTCGCTCCGTCACGTCGAGCCCGTCAACGGATGGTGACGTCGAAGCGCTTGGGAAGCTCGTTCTCATCGAGCACCTGTGCCCTCAGGAACTCGATGGCGATCCGTGCTCCCGGTTGCCAGTAGGGCTCGCCCTGCTCGTTCACCCACTGGCAGCCCTGCATCTTCTCGAGCTGGAGGAGCCGGAACTCGAGCTGATCGTAGCCTTTGTCCGAGGTGAGGTTGTCGTCGATCTCCACGGTGAGCTGGGGCTGATAGGGCCCGAGGTAGACGGTTGTCAGCGTCCGGTTGGAGTAGATGGCGAAGAGCGATTCGCCCACCACCATGGGACTCAGGTTGAACTGAAACTGTACGGAGGAGCGCCCTTTGTCACTCAGGACATACCGATGGAGTTGGTCGAAATGGGTGCGCGCCGCCTCGAGTTCTTTTGGGGTGAGTTTCTGGCATTGCATCATGTAGGAAGCCTCGAATCCGTACTTGAGCGCGAAGGCTCCTGCCGCCGCGAAGATGAATCCAGCGGTCACGAGTGGGTATCTGGAGCGCTTTGGCATCAGGAGGGCGACGACTTGGGGGTGAACACGTGCATGCCGGCACTGAGACCCTTGGGGGTCTGTCCGGTGCTGGGGAGCTCGATACCACCCGCCTTGCGCCAGAGCGCGTATCCGCTCGTGCCTTCCTTGACGGCACCCGAGAAGAGTCCATCGGCGAGGCCGGGATGGGGAAGGGCCTGGTGCTCGGATGGAAGCTCGATGACCTGCCCCTTCTGCGTCTTGCGAGCTTCCTTCAACGCTTCGGAGAGGGCGAGGGAGGTGCTTTTCTCTCGCAATATGCCCCCATAGAAGCTCCGCCGGAGGAAGGCATGAACCTCGACCTTGTAATGGTTGGCCATCTTCTGGGCCAGACTGCCTTCCATGCCGGCGTCCGCATCACTGGAGAAGCTTTCCCAGATCTTGGAAGCGCCGGTCCGGCAGGCGTAGGAATAGATGCGACCATCTGGCACGAAGGCGTCCTTCCGGGTGGCGGAGAGCTCGGAGGCCGAGAAGTCGATGGCCGGAGTACGGAAGGGACCATTGAAGTTGAGTTTGATGGCGCCGGGCACCCCATGGGAGAAGAACGCGAAAGCCCTCCGCGGGTCAGGACATAGGCCGCGGCGATGAACATCATCTTGAGCCAGAAGCTGTCGTAGTCCGACTCCGAGCCAACGAAGAGGACATTCTCGCGGCGGATGAGGATGTCCTGCGGGCAACCCGTGGCGGTGCCATCGGTCGGAGTCGAATCCGAGGGCTGGGAGTTGGGATGAGTGGGTTTTCCCGGTGTGGTCATGACCGCACTCCCTCGGTCTGGTGGGCCAGCAGTTGCTCGAGCCAGGCGAAGGCCCTGGTCTTCAGGAGGCTGGCGCGGTCCTCCGGATCGCTCGTGGCTGTGTCCCCCAGGGTCTGGGCAATCCAGGGCTGGAGTGGATCCTCGAAGCAGCCATGGCCGAACACCCAGAACCCGGCCAGGTGTTCGAGCATCTTGTCCTCGAAGCTCCGCCTCGCCACTTCGCCAAATGCTTCCAGCTGAGATTTCCGGATGGTCAACACGTCGGACTTCCCATTCCAGCCTGATACGTATGGGAGGGACGTGCTCGCCTGCGCTCATCTGCTCGCGAACGCCTCCCCCCTCCGTCCGCCGCAGGCCTGGAAGCGTAGGTGCTCATCTCCGGGTTGTCCAGCCGTACGCCAGGTGTTTACGGGCCGCACCGATTGGGTAGGGGAGGGAGGGCGGCGAGCTGGCTCGGTGTACGCGGCGCCTCAGAACGGGGTCTGCGAGACCGCGAGGCCGGGGCTCGCCTCCCAGGACGTGACGTAGTTGTCCGGGGTTCGTCGCCACCACTGGCCCCACATCACGCCGGACGAGTTCCGGTACGACCACGCGGTGTTCGCGTTGTAGTTCAGCCAGCTCTTGATCGAGGCGTCGTTGGCCGCGCCCGCCCACCTGCTCGCCCATCGAACGAAAATGCCCTTGAACCCAGCGGTATCTCCGTGGCCGCCGTTGGCATCGTACTCGTCGTTGAGGATGTCCGCGATGTGCTGGCCCGTCAGGTTGCGACGGGTCCAGTTCACCGCCAATCCGCCCGCGTCGCGATAGCTCGTGTTTCCGGTCGCCTGATAGAGCAGGGTCGACGCGCCAGCGAAGGTTCCCTGGTTATAGGTGAATGCCCACCAGACCTTCGTTCCGTTGGCCTGGATGTGGTCGGCGACCTGACCGGTCGAGGCATTGAAGAGGGTCGAACGGAGCCAGTTGTAGATCTGGTCGGCTTGCGCCCGGTAGCCGGTGTTGACCGTGTTCCGGGCGAGCAACATCGCGGCGATGACGGCCGGGCCGTTCACGCAAGCATTCTTGGTCTGCTTGTCCGTGCGCCACCAGAGGCCACCCCCGAGCTGGTTGTCCCAGGCGCGATCCCAGACCTTGTTGAACTGCCACTGCGCTTGATCGAGGAACGGGCGATGGCCGGTGATCTCGTAGCCGCGGGTCAGGGCGATGACCGCCCACATGATGTCGTCGTTGTACTCGTTCCACGACGCGAAGTCCGTGGTTCTGCTGACGACGTTGTTCAACCCGTTGAGCAGTGAGAACACCAGGTCGCGGTAGGCCGGGTTCCTGGTCCGGTCGTAGGCGTCCTCGGCCGCCTCGATCTGCTCGCAGACCCGCCAGAAGTCTATCCGGCCAGGCACGCCGCGGTTCGTGTCGACCACGTAGTAGCCGTTCCCTCCGTTCGCCACATAGAAGGCGTTGTTGTAGGAGTCGATCGCCAGGTTCTTCTCCGTGGGGGTGAGGGCAATGGAGACGGGTGCGTACGCCAGGACGAGGGTCGCGACCAGGAGGTTCAGGAGCCGCTGGGTCATGTAGGTTCCCCTGTGAAATCCGGTATTGCGTATCCGGGAGGTAGAACCCATTATTCCATTTTAGCTCGGAGCGAAAAAAGAAGAAAAGAAGAGGAGACGCGCGAAGCGTTGCGTTGGCAGGCGAACACCAGGGAGGCACGCATGGCTTTCATCGACGATATCCCGGCTTCATCACGGGTCCTGCACCGCCGCATCGAGATCGACGGCCTGAGCATCTTCTACCGCGAGTCCGGTCCGGAGCACGCTCCGGTATTGTTGCTCCCGCACGGCTATCCCTGCTCCTCCTATCAGTACCGCCGTCTGATGCCGGCGCTGTCGGAGCGGTGGCGGACCGTCGCACCCGACCTTCCAGGGTTTGGCTACAGCGACACTCCGGAGCCATCCGGGTTCGGCTATGATTTTGATGCGTATGCCAGGTTCCTCGAGCGGTTCACCGAGGCGCTGGCGCTTCGGGAGTATGCCATCTGGCTGCATGATTATGGCTCCCAGATCGGGCTGCGACATGCCATCGCCCACCCGGAGCGGATAAAGGCTGTCATCATCCAGAATGGCGACATCTACGAAGACGCGCTGGGTCCGAAATACGAAGCCATCAAGGCGTTCTGGAACGACCCGAGCGCGCAGACGCGTCAGCCGCTGGAGGCCGCCGTGAGCGAGGCGGGCTTCCGGGACGAGTTCGTCGGAGAGATTTCGTCACGGCTCGCGGAACGAATTCCGCCCGATCTGTGGAAGCTGCACTGGCCGCTCATGGACACACCGGTGCGGCGGGCCGTCGCCGTGGGGTTGATGGAGAAGCTGAAAGAGAACCTGGAGTGGTTTCCCCTCTACCAGCGCTATCTTCGAGAGAAGCATCCCGCCACGCTGATCCTCTGGGGGCCGGAGGACGGCTACATGCCAGCGCCTGCCGCACGCGCTTATTTGCGTGACATTCCCGATGCCGAGCTGCATCTGCTCGAAGGTGCTGGTCACTGGCTTCTGGAAACGCACTTCGAGGAAGCCGTGCCGATCGTGCGCGACTTCCTGGCGCGCAAGCTCACATGACGCGACATTGAACAGTTGCATGACGCTCACCCGCCTGCGTTCGTGGCGCCGTCCCGCGTCGCCCTCTCCTCCGGGCGAGTCGCGGGACCGGGCAGGCTCGAGGGGGACCCGCTGAGGGTGTGCGACCGCTCGTGACGCGTGAGCCGCTCGAGGAGGACCCCGCTGGAGATGAGACCTACGTGGCTCAGTGCCTGCGGATAGTTGCCAAGAAAGGCCCCGCTGGCGGGGTCGATCTGCTCGGGCAGCAGGCCCAGGGGTCCGGCTCGCTGGCACAGGGAGTCGTAGAGGTTCATCGCCTCGTCGAGCCGTCCCTGCAGTGCCAGGTTGTCCACGAGCCAGAAACTGCAGAGGAGGAAGGCACCCTCGTCCCCTTCGAGCCCATCCGGAGACTCCCGTGGCAGGTACCTGTACAGCAGACCCTTGCCAGCACCCAGGTGCCGGTGGATGGCTTCCGTGGTTGCCCTCATCAAAGGGCTATCCGCGGGGAGGACCCGGCGGAGGGGTAGCGCGAGGAGGCTCGCGTCCAATCCCCCTCCGCCGAGATGCTCGGTGATGGACTTCACTTTCGGGTCCCAGGCCTCCTCTTGGATGGCTCGAGCGATCGTGTCCGCGCATGTCCGCCACCTCTCGATGTCACCCGGGAGCCGGAGGTCACTGGCCAGCCGGGCGGCCCTGTCCAGCGCCACGTGGCAGAGCGCCGCCGAATACGTGAAGGGCCGTCCCGCCGTCCTCACTTCCCAGATGCCGTGGTCGGGTGTTTGCCACTCCCGCGCGGCCGCGTCCGCGAGCGCCGCCAGGTGAGACCAGAGGGCCGCGTCGATGGTCCCATTGCCGCTGACCCACTGATAGGCACAGTCGAGGATTTCTCCGAAGACGTCGTGCTGGTGCTGTTCGGCCGCGGCGTTTCCCCAACGCACCGGAGCGGAGCCTCGATAGCCTTCCAGCTCCGGGTCGATACGCTCGGGCGGCGGCTGATTGCCATCCAGGTCATAGAGCACTCGGGGGCGCCCGTGCCGCTCCACCGCCTCCAGCACCCACCCCAGGAAGCCAGCGGCTTCCGAGCCCATCCCAATGCGCCGGAGCGCGTACACGGAGAAGGCCGCGTCCCGGATCCACGCGTAGCGGTAGTCCCAATTCCGGGAGCCGCCAAGGGTCTCGGGCAGCGACGAGGTGGGCGCGGCGATGATGGCGCCGTTCTCGAAGTGGTCCAGCAGCTTCAGGGTGAGGGCGGAGCGCCGGACCAGCGCTCCCTGGGGACCCTCGTAGCGGATGTGCGAGGCCCACCGGCGCCACGTCTCCACCGTCTCGGCCAGCTGTTCCCCGGGCGGAACATCCCAGTGGCGGCGGTGCGCCCCGTTCCACTGCATCAGGAGCGCCGCCTGCTCTCCCGCCGCCAGCTCCCAGAAAGACTCCTTCCCGGATAGCGGCTGCGTCGCCCGGAGGACCAGATCGACCTCCGGCCGCGCGGCCAGCCGGACGAGCAGTCCGCCCCTCCACGGCTCCAGCTGGCAATCCCCGCGAGGATGGAAGGTCACGCGCAGCCGCACACGGCCATGGAGGACCTCCACCTTCCGCAGGAGCTCCCCGCGATGCGCCGGTAGATCCTCCCGCAAGTCAACGGCTCGCAGCAGCAGGGCATCCGTGATGCGGACGAGGCCCGTCGTGCTTCGCAGCTCCGTGACCAGGACCGCCGTGTCTTCCAGGTACTCCTGCCGGGACTCGACCAGCCCCTCGGGTGCGACGGTGAAGGCTCCCCCCCTTTTTTCATCGAGCAGGCCGCAGAACAGCGGTGGCGAGTCGAAACGGGGTACACACATCCAGCAGACGGAGCCATCGCGCCCGATCAGCGCCGACGCCTTCCCGTCCCCGATGAGGCCGTGATCCTCGATGGGGAGG contains:
- a CDS encoding SagB/ThcOx family dehydrogenase; this encodes MSKLVWVFLPIAALAAWASARLALGRAPSRHALNILSSVLLLLYFAATAGLGIFWVANQQLPVFDWHYVFGYATVALVVLHLAYNLRVVVAYFRRVAARRRNRGSVSPPRPRSEAAKAGGLGRHPRPRLGRLALWGLGLASAFVLGTRYGGGGLAADWSSAEPRPSGEIAGAMEAIERFHEFSSHSRVGVFARAAGIEWGAPPPAFKQYEGKPAVTLPRPRAGGRPTREAVASTAPAETPSTGMDLAALSDVLFYSAGITRDEGAFKLRASPSSGALFPAELYVLAREVQGLPPGVYHYDPERHLLTRLSDRRVRAPDVGVLETGAFDAAPATLAVTAVFRRSGHKYRDRAYRYVAADTGHLLENLRIAASEAGLVARFIPRFDESRVASVTGTDGLEEGAMALVSLGERDSGPAASALLLPPDGGASARYEAAPPPEGADKDLGPTALAHRATSLRLVEDTSPSPDASPGIALPSPVGSGMPVRDAMAARRSRRKFSEEPVSLVELGSVLGNALRASPIFSQSTRVYVVANRVSGLEPGAYRYDPAAHALTKTRAGALAQEAGSAALSQDVIGGAPVVLVTTFDRQLLQEEGPRGYRHAFFEAGMIGERVYLEAEARGLGACSVGAFYDDEAARLLGVPPAREWVAHFQALGRL
- a CDS encoding cytochrome P450 codes for the protein MLDHNAPAPDDVSADFNPLAPDQIDNPYPLYARLRRERPVFHCPMFDLWVVTRYADISEVELDTARFSSVGALDARAEPHPEVRKVLEQGYSQFLSVVQSDPPDHTRVRAVFGKALSAHRIAAMEPAIRATADSLIDGFIRDGQADLIQQFAYALPGFIICDLLGVPRSDMEQLKRWSDDKTALMSATAPIEQLVQCAHGFIAMERYFKEQLHERRRHPREDLLTLLLPQSLGGTAPMSEQEAVCNAMDLFAAGHETTTGLIGNGMWLLFNAPDQLEALREDPSLLPNALEEMLRMEAPIRGFFRTVMADSTLGGVMLPKGARAFILYASGNRDETQFTEPDRFDIRRADAKKHLAFGKGIHHCIGAPLAKLEGRIAFEQLLRRLPGLRLRTDVAPVLRPYFMLRGFEHLPITWDVPA
- a CDS encoding LamG-like jellyroll fold domain-containing protein; protein product: MSRPESRLLSLVLLLVSFVLLSPLSGCSTPAPDTPTPDASIPDGSTPDASTPDASTPPAEVHGLKGEYFRMSAPGARDFAHLDAVALDPNIDFPGLSAMFKTLTGRTEHTMARWTGRITAPETGDYTFSAIGDNGFRLFIDGEPVIDHWVGDWDVEQHSAPVHLVAGEAHDFRLEMFQDVGGANMFLRWSSATVSKQIVPATAFTPPVGFEIYPVGLTVGEDGLRLTLDFDEPVTALGDLVAHLTVEADTSPMPLASAAVAAEDPSLLVVTLSEPVQRGQRVRVSYDGVGGLTVEGEAVPQLIRDATNESTHRLRTEWGVQLDPANPLPEYPRPQQVRDQWLNLNGPWEFAGAAEGELPVFGRTLPERIIVPFPVESQLSGLERHEDHMFYRKLFTVPASWRIGAGQRLRLNFGAVDYHARVWVNGQQVAEHIGGYTAFSADITDALSGSGEQELIVAVTDTTGPNQPVGKQSRRPGGIFYTSSSGIWQTVWLEPVPNVAIDDLVITPDVQAGTLAIEVHSASASSGASVTAVARDTDGNVVGTVTGPANAQLSLPVSQPHLWTPDDPYLYELDVTLSDGPSTDTVGSYFGMRSVAIQDVGGFPKLVLNGQPIFSLAMLDQGFWPDGLNTAPSDAALRWDLQAQKELGFNAVRKHIKVEPARWYYHADQIGLLVWQDFVSGTITNEQGQEAFLTEGRRMMEQLHDSPSIVGWVVFNEGWGEWNREETGRIAEQVKAADPSRVVNAHSGVNCCESKGDSGKGDVIDHHDYANNDPPYPDTTRAAMDGEHGGFTLRTPGHMWPGAPAVIYSGVADKAALTAKYVENTETFYLAAAGAELSGSVYTQITDLENELNGFYTYDRRVLKVDPAPVREINRRVIAAGATAGDDAVFPGRGYWPLDEGSGTLGDDIEGSSDVMLYGDTNWTDGVLGRALHFDGDGDFAETAGPVLDTRGDHSISAWVTLDVLPGNYATAVSQDGRRTENPFYLQYGHGAFAFSMPGGLRATYAVTPELGRWYHLVGVRAGGELRLYVDGLRVAAIPAGPGAVSSGPLAIGRAKYAGRDTDFWAGSIDEVKAFGRALDDSEVSDLYATVRR